The genomic region GTCGTTTGCCAGCTAACCATGATGGAATAGGCGGTTGTCGCGGTTGACTGTCGCAGATGGCGCTGCGACGTGCGACTGCTGCCCAGCAGCAGACGGGGTGATACATCAGAGTTTCCGCAGGGCTTCCACCGGGGGCCGCTGTGACACGGTGAGTGAGCTGAGGACGGCACCTGCGGTCGACGCCGCGGCAGCGACACCTAGAACCGTAAGGTAGAGCCAGGGCACGGCGAGGGTTTGGGGTGGTGGATCAAAGACTCCCGTCAGCAATGTCACCAACATCTGCGCGATCGTGAACCCCGTAACGATGCCAATCACGCTGCCTCCGCCCAGAATGACCACTCCTTCGCTCCACAGAAATGCACCACGTTGTCTGTCCGTGGCCCCCAGCGCGGAGAGGATCGCGAATGTGCGGCGGCGCTCGGCCAACCCGAGCGCTAGGACGAGACCGGCCGCTCCGGCCACCAGCAAGATGGCGAAGCCCAGCTCCAGCCGGGTCAGCCCGCGCAAATCGACGGCGGTCAGGGTGGAGTTGATGGCGCGCTGCGTCGAGCCGATGTCCGTCACCCGCGCGCCCGGGAGGCCGCTGATCACGCTTTGGGCACGGGCGGCAACCTGCGCAGGGTGCCCCCTGGTCCGCAGCAGAACGACCTCCGCCACGTCCGTCCCTGTCTGTTGCGCGACGTAGCGGGCGTTCGCGACCAGGAACGAGTCCTTGGGCGCCGTCGGAAACTCCCGGACAATGCCGACGAATTGGAACGGCACCACTTGGTACTGATGATCCCGCGCGTTCTGCAGCCGGAGATTCACGCGGTCGCCCGGCGTGAGCTGGTAGTCGCGCGCGGTCTCCGCGGAAACCAGCACTCCGTTCGGGTGCGCGGCGAGTGTCGCGAGCGTCGCCCGGGCGTTGCCGCCGGCGAAATAGGCGTTCGACATCACAGTCGCCTCGCCGATGCGCGCGGGATCGATGCCGTAGAGATCCTGGAGATCGTTCCCGACGTACGCGAACCGGTGCCGCATCGGTTGGGCGGCCGCCACACCCGGCAGAGCCCGCAGCTCGGCGAGCTTGCTCCCGGGCGGGGCCACAGTCGTTCCGGTGATCGTCACGTCGGCGCCGTTGGTGAGCTCCGCGTCGACGCGCGCCTGCGCGTTGTAGGTGGTGTCGAACACCGCGGTCGAGATGGCGAAGGACACGGCGATCGCGACGAGCACCGCGCCGCGCGTGACCAGGACGCGCTGCCGCCCCATGGAGGCCGCTACGGCTCCCGCCAGGTTGCGAGCCAGAGGCCGCACGAGGCTTTCGATCGCGCGCCGGCCCCGGCCGAGGCTCCCCTCCCCGAGCCGGATCGCCACCAAGCACACGCCGAGCCACAGGCAGACCGGTGCGAGAAAGGCTTGGTAGGAGATCGACGACTGCGCCACCCCTTCCGGTGCCAGCACGACCTGATACCCCGAGCGCGCAGTCACCCAGAACGCCACCCCCGAGATGACGAGAAGCACGAGATCCAGGTAGACGCGCTGCCACAAGGATATGC from bacterium harbors:
- a CDS encoding FtsX-like permease family protein; translated protein: MILGLLWLKGLLTGISGRLLGAMAGVALTVALLASIGSFIASGMASMTWRAVAAVPVDWQVQLVPGADPNAVMAALGRATAYSAVEPVGYADAAGFSARTEGTVQTTGPGKVVGLGPQYRTRFPAELRQLIGSPEGVLLGQQMAANLHVTIGDRITILRMGLPPVSVTVDGVVARPYADSFFQAAGVPPSVAPQAPPDNVVFLALAQWHRLFDPQAMVRPDSVRTQLHVRIAHNLAPDPVQAYTDVLGRAHHLEALIAGSGIVADNLAARLFGARADALYAEVLFVFLGLPGVVLAMLLTFAIAASGADRRRREQALLRIRGASVAQLLRLASLEALTAGAGGVAIGLGAVALTARMIAPAGTSGDAMVAFWLAGAALVGLALALVAVLYPAWVQARRPPWLAARSVVGRPSISLWQRVYLDLVLLVISGVAFWVTARSGYQVVLAPEGVAQSSISYQAFLAPVCLWLGVCLVAIRLGEGSLGRGRRAIESLVRPLARNLAGAVAASMGRQRVLVTRGAVLVAIAVSFAISTAVFDTTYNAQARVDAELTNGADVTITGTTVAPPGSKLAELRALPGVAAAQPMRHRFAYVGNDLQDLYGIDPARIGEATVMSNAYFAGGNARATLATLAAHPNGVLVSAETARDYQLTPGDRVNLRLQNARDHQYQVVPFQFVGIVREFPTAPKDSFLVANARYVAQQTGTDVAEVVLLRTRGHPAQVAARAQSVISGLPGARVTDIGSTQRAINSTLTAVDLRGLTRLELGFAILLVAGAAGLVLALGLAERRRTFAILSALGATDRQRGAFLWSEGVVILGGGSVIGIVTGFTIAQMLVTLLTGVFDPPPQTLAVPWLYLTVLGVAAAASTAGAVLSSLTVSQRPPVEALRKL